The proteins below are encoded in one region of Streptomyces roseirectus:
- a CDS encoding ABC transporter substrate-binding protein, translated as MPSSPTRRRILATGAGAALAAGVMSRTATAAPATEETRSLDELYRAALAEGGKLVIYAGGDTPTQQDATKAAFRQAFPEIDLTIVVDYSKYHDVRVDNQLTTGTLVPDVVQLQTLQDFTRWKARGQLLAYRPAGFSKVYDAFKDPQGAWTAIGVIAFGFMYGADAAGPTPPRTPLDLLDPAWKGRIASSYPHDDDAVLYLYSLYVRKYGWDWAARFAAQDVVFARGSNFPGDSVRSGAKAIGVGGAGAPLGTGPVRWVLPDSAPFMAWGQRAAILRRAARPAAAKLYLNWCLSAARQQSSFNGWSVRTDITPPTGLRPVWTYPNAHLDGFPAFMADRAEVERLKQTFALYFGEVHGDPTPGRLGLHPGA; from the coding sequence ATGCCCAGTTCCCCCACCCGACGGCGGATCCTCGCGACGGGCGCCGGCGCCGCGCTCGCGGCCGGCGTGATGAGCAGGACGGCGACGGCGGCGCCCGCCACCGAGGAGACGCGGAGCCTGGACGAGCTGTACCGGGCCGCGCTCGCGGAGGGCGGCAAGCTCGTGATCTACGCGGGCGGCGACACCCCGACCCAGCAGGACGCGACGAAGGCCGCGTTCAGGCAGGCGTTCCCGGAGATCGACCTGACGATCGTGGTGGACTACAGCAAGTACCACGACGTCCGTGTGGACAACCAGTTGACGACCGGCACGCTCGTCCCGGACGTCGTCCAGCTCCAGACGCTCCAGGACTTCACGCGCTGGAAGGCGCGGGGCCAGTTGCTGGCGTACCGCCCGGCGGGCTTCTCGAAGGTGTACGACGCGTTCAAGGACCCGCAGGGCGCGTGGACGGCGATCGGCGTGATCGCGTTCGGCTTCATGTACGGCGCGGACGCGGCCGGCCCGACCCCGCCCCGCACCCCGCTCGACCTCCTGGACCCGGCGTGGAAGGGCCGGATCGCGTCGTCGTACCCGCACGACGACGACGCCGTCCTGTACCTGTACTCCCTGTACGTCCGCAAGTACGGCTGGGACTGGGCGGCCCGCTTCGCCGCCCAGGACGTCGTCTTCGCGCGCGGCAGCAACTTCCCCGGCGACTCGGTCCGCTCCGGCGCGAAGGCGATCGGCGTCGGCGGCGCCGGCGCCCCGCTCGGCACGGGCCCGGTCCGCTGGGTGCTGCCCGACTCCGCGCCCTTCATGGCGTGGGGCCAGCGCGCCGCGATCCTGCGCCGCGCCGCCCGCCCGGCCGCCGCGAAGCTGTACCTGAACTGGTGCCTGTCGGCCGCCCGCCAGCAGTCCTCCTTCAACGGCTGGTCGGTCCGCACGGACATCACCCCGCCGACGGGCCTGCGCCCCGTGTGGACCTACCCCAACGCCCACCTCGACGGCTTCCCCGCGTTCATGGCGGACCGCGCGGAGGTCGAACGCCTCAAGCAGACGTTCGCCCTGTACTTCGGCGAGGTCCACGGCGACCCGACCCCGGGCCGGCTGGGGCTGCACCCGGGCGCCTGA
- a CDS encoding MarR family winged helix-turn-helix transcriptional regulator produces the protein MDTPSHQVEYEQMLLSRHSFMSKRGGRRADGLMDRSAYIMLSRILMQGPMSIGELSEAFALDASTLNRQTAAATRAGLLERIPDPDGGMARKFRLTEEGSRLLEQERAGIVEVLERVMGDWSEEDIAAFAGYLRRFNNGIEAIGGRPWPREG, from the coding sequence ATGGACACGCCCAGTCACCAGGTCGAGTACGAGCAGATGCTGCTCAGCCGCCACTCGTTCATGAGCAAGCGGGGTGGGCGGCGGGCCGATGGGCTCATGGACCGCAGCGCGTACATCATGCTGAGCCGGATCCTCATGCAAGGGCCCATGTCCATCGGGGAGTTGAGCGAGGCGTTCGCGCTCGACGCGTCCACGTTGAACCGGCAGACCGCCGCCGCGACCCGTGCGGGGCTGCTGGAGCGGATCCCCGATCCCGACGGCGGGATGGCCCGCAAGTTCCGGCTCACCGAGGAGGGTTCGCGGCTGCTCGAGCAGGAGCGGGCCGGGATCGTCGAGGTGCTGGAGCGGGTGATGGGGGACTGGTCCGAGGAGGACATCGCGGCGTTCGCGGGGTATTTGCGGCGGTTCAACAATGGGATCGAGGCAATTGGGGGGAGACCGTGGCCTCGGGAGGGGTAG
- a CDS encoding helix-turn-helix domain-containing protein, with amino-acid sequence MLAELVSPGGELPEDVRALERAAGEAPWMLATLHAVALTPSLRAAATELTVHHSTMQDRLAHAEGVLGWSVRTPPGRFRLQLALTMRRLARS; translated from the coding sequence ATGCTCGCGGAGTTGGTGTCGCCGGGCGGGGAACTGCCGGAGGATGTGCGGGCGTTGGAGCGCGCGGCGGGTGAGGCGCCGTGGATGTTGGCGACGTTGCACGCGGTCGCGCTCACGCCGAGCCTGAGGGCGGCGGCGACGGAGTTGACGGTGCATCACTCGACGATGCAGGACCGACTCGCGCACGCGGAGGGGGTGTTGGGGTGGTCGGTGAGGACCCCGCCGGGCCGGTTCAGGCTGCAACTCGCGTTGACCATGCGGAGGTTGGCGAGGAGCTGA
- a CDS encoding sensor histidine kinase, with amino-acid sequence MSDPSPARRWALDHLAHGAFVLVVVAGVVRAATLGGPLCRDIVALSTVLALVYAGGLAGGGRWGPVARRVWVVALVTLWTALVLRAPVALTDAYVWAAVPLACAALRALDRRWAGAAVGVITLCLVGQLVRGSGDFTPELLVPVAAVWGTVALYRAQQRDAVQRRLLVEELRGTREELARQQRAAGVLTERARIARDLHDTLAQELAGGVMLLQAAERDWETRPDVARTRVRAAADGLHANLAETRRIISDLTPSTVAEAGLAGALRLLCERAETEGAAARVRFGTTGPSGPALDHEAATTLFRIAQGALANIREHARAVNVHVTLHQRPDGTELEIRDDGRGFGSLPDRPAPARGFGIPAARARLRECGGALDVRSAPGYGTRVCASVPAGKAAVR; translated from the coding sequence GTGTCCGACCCTTCTCCGGCCCGCAGATGGGCGCTGGACCACCTCGCGCACGGCGCGTTCGTGCTGGTGGTCGTCGCGGGGGTGGTGCGGGCGGCGACGCTGGGTGGCCCGCTGTGCCGGGACATCGTGGCGCTGAGCACGGTGCTCGCGCTGGTGTACGCGGGCGGGCTGGCCGGCGGCGGGCGGTGGGGGCCGGTCGCGCGCCGGGTGTGGGTGGTGGCGTTGGTCACGCTGTGGACGGCGCTCGTGCTGCGGGCCCCGGTCGCGTTGACGGACGCGTACGTGTGGGCGGCGGTGCCGCTGGCGTGCGCGGCGCTGCGGGCGCTGGACCGGCGGTGGGCCGGCGCCGCGGTGGGCGTGATCACGCTCTGTCTGGTCGGCCAACTCGTGCGCGGCAGCGGCGACTTCACCCCGGAACTGCTCGTCCCGGTGGCGGCGGTGTGGGGCACGGTCGCCCTGTACCGGGCCCAGCAGCGGGACGCGGTCCAACGGCGCCTGCTGGTCGAGGAGTTGCGCGGCACGCGGGAGGAACTGGCCCGCCAGCAGCGGGCGGCCGGGGTGCTCACGGAGCGGGCCCGCATCGCACGGGACCTGCACGACACCCTGGCCCAGGAACTCGCGGGCGGCGTCATGCTGTTGCAGGCCGCGGAACGCGACTGGGAGACGCGTCCGGACGTCGCGCGGACGCGGGTGCGGGCGGCGGCGGACGGCCTGCACGCGAACCTCGCGGAGACCCGCCGCATCATCAGCGACCTCACCCCGTCGACGGTCGCAGAGGCGGGACTCGCGGGCGCGCTGCGCCTGTTGTGCGAGCGCGCGGAGACGGAGGGCGCGGCGGCCCGCGTCCGCTTCGGCACGACGGGACCCTCGGGCCCGGCACTGGACCACGAGGCGGCCACCACCCTCTTCCGCATCGCCCAGGGCGCGCTGGCGAACATCCGGGAGCACGCCCGCGCCGTCAACGTCCACGTCACCCTCCACCAGCGCCCGGACGGTACGGAGTTGGAGATCCGGGACGACGGGCGGGGGTTCGGCTCTCTCCCCGACCGCCCCGCCCCGGCCCGGGGTTTCGGGATCCCGGCCGCGCGCGCCCGGCTGCGGGAGTGCGGGGGTGCTCTGGACGTGCGCAGCGCGCCGGGGTACGGGACCCGGGTGTGCGCGTCGGTACCGGCGGGGAAGGCCGCCGTCCGGTGA
- a CDS encoding response regulator: MSALRLLLADDHTVVRAGLRALLEGEADLVVAGEAASGEEAVRLAAELLPDVVLMDLRFAGAAGIDGVEAVRRLREAAAGVAVVMLTSYSGRADVVRALEAGARGYVLKAGPPDELFRAVRGAAAGALGLAPELVGALMGQAPDPARELTEREVGVVRLMAEGRGNRAIAQALYLSEATVKTHLVRIYRKLGVDNRASAVSEAVRRGLLDLS, encoded by the coding sequence GTGAGCGCGCTGCGTCTGCTGCTCGCGGACGACCACACGGTCGTCCGCGCGGGCCTGCGGGCCCTGTTGGAGGGGGAGGCGGATCTCGTCGTGGCCGGGGAGGCGGCGAGCGGGGAGGAGGCGGTGCGGCTGGCGGCGGAGTTGCTGCCCGACGTCGTGCTGATGGACCTGCGGTTCGCGGGGGCGGCCGGGATCGACGGGGTGGAGGCGGTGCGGCGGCTGCGGGAGGCGGCCGCCGGGGTGGCCGTCGTGATGCTGACCAGCTACTCGGGGCGCGCGGACGTCGTGCGGGCGCTGGAGGCGGGGGCGCGGGGGTACGTGCTGAAGGCGGGGCCGCCCGACGAGCTGTTCCGGGCGGTGCGCGGCGCGGCGGCCGGGGCGCTGGGGCTGGCGCCGGAGCTGGTGGGCGCGCTGATGGGGCAAGCGCCGGATCCCGCACGGGAGTTGACGGAGCGTGAGGTGGGCGTCGTCCGGCTGATGGCCGAGGGGCGGGGGAACCGGGCGATCGCGCAGGCGCTGTATCTGAGCGAGGCGACGGTGAAGACGCATCTGGTGCGGATCTACCGGAAGTTGGGCGTCGACAACCGGGCCTCGGCGGTGTCGGAGGCGGTGCGGCGGGGCTTGCTCGACCTGTCGTGA
- a CDS encoding MFS transporter, whose translation MDAPQPTSRPGAVVATLAFAGTTAAIMQTLVTPLIAELPKILDTTASNAAWVITVTLLVSAVCVPVVGRLGDLVGKRPMLLACSVPLVIGSVVCALASDVVTMIIGRGLQGMGMGMVPLGIALLRDVVPTEKLSGSIALVSASMGIGGAIGLPIAAAVAEYASWRVLFWGSATLAAAVAVLIWFLIPSVPAGAKGQRFDAPGAVGLGVGLVALLLAVSKGGDWGWGSGAVLGLFAAAVVALGAWGFWETRTTDPLVDLRTTARPRVLLTNAASVFIGFGMYASMLVLPQLLQFPKETGYGLGQSMLAAGLWMAPGGVMMMLVSPLGGKLTNARGPKFTLVCGALVLAAGYGVSLALMGSAAGLMAVTIITSSGVGLAYGAMPALIMSSVPASETAAANGFNTLMRALGTSVGSAVIGVILSQMTTTMGGHTFASEDGFRTALLVGGALALVSAGIAAVIPAAKPVDGEADKSDPAAEPEQARV comes from the coding sequence ATGGACGCCCCCCAGCCCACGTCCCGCCCGGGCGCCGTGGTCGCCACCCTCGCCTTCGCCGGCACGACAGCGGCGATCATGCAGACACTGGTCACCCCGCTGATCGCGGAGCTGCCGAAGATCCTGGACACGACGGCGTCGAACGCGGCATGGGTGATCACGGTCACCCTGCTGGTCTCGGCGGTGTGCGTACCGGTCGTCGGCAGGCTCGGCGACCTGGTCGGGAAACGACCGATGCTGCTGGCCTGCTCGGTCCCGCTGGTCATCGGCTCGGTGGTGTGCGCGCTGGCCTCGGACGTCGTGACGATGATCATCGGCCGGGGCCTCCAGGGCATGGGCATGGGCATGGTCCCGCTCGGCATCGCCCTGCTGCGGGACGTCGTCCCCACGGAGAAGCTGAGCGGATCGATAGCCCTGGTCAGCGCGTCGATGGGGATCGGCGGCGCCATCGGCCTGCCGATCGCCGCGGCGGTCGCCGAGTACGCGAGCTGGCGCGTCCTGTTCTGGGGCTCGGCGACGCTCGCCGCCGCCGTCGCCGTCCTGATCTGGTTCCTGATCCCGAGCGTCCCGGCCGGCGCGAAGGGGCAGCGGTTCGACGCGCCCGGCGCGGTCGGCCTCGGCGTCGGCCTCGTCGCGCTGCTGCTCGCCGTCTCCAAGGGCGGTGACTGGGGCTGGGGTTCGGGCGCGGTCCTCGGCCTGTTCGCCGCCGCCGTCGTCGCGCTCGGCGCGTGGGGCTTCTGGGAGACGCGGACGACGGACCCGCTGGTCGACCTGCGCACGACCGCCCGCCCGCGCGTCCTGCTCACCAACGCCGCGTCGGTGTTCATCGGCTTCGGCATGTACGCGAGCATGCTGGTCCTGCCGCAGCTCCTGCAGTTCCCGAAGGAGACCGGCTACGGCCTCGGTCAGTCGATGCTGGCGGCCGGTCTGTGGATGGCGCCCGGCGGCGTCATGATGATGCTGGTCTCGCCGCTCGGTGGGAAGCTCACCAACGCGCGCGGCCCCAAGTTCACGCTGGTCTGCGGCGCGCTGGTCCTCGCGGCCGGGTACGGCGTCTCGCTCGCCCTGATGGGCTCGGCGGCGGGCCTGATGGCCGTCACGATCATCACCAGCAGCGGCGTCGGCCTCGCCTACGGCGCGATGCCCGCCCTCATCATGAGCAGCGTCCCGGCGTCCGAGACGGCCGCCGCGAACGGCTTCAACACCCTGATGCGCGCGCTCGGCACCTCGGTCGGCTCGGCCGTCATCGGCGTCATCCTCTCCCAGATGACGACGACGATGGGCGGCCACACCTTCGCCTCCGAGGACGGCTTCCGCACGGCCCTCCTGGTCGGCGGCGCCCTCGCGCTCGTCTCGGCCGGTATCGCGGCCGTCATCCCGGCGGCCAAGCCGGTGGACGGCGAGGCGGACAAGAGCGACCCGGCGGCGGAACCGGAGCAGGCCCGCGTCTGA
- a CDS encoding GNAT family N-acetyltransferase produces the protein MTTLPLDTDRLRLRLFGPADLDDLYAYQRLPEVARYLYRPPLTRERCEESLARRADGTGWTRDGDDLVLAVCRRDEPGVVGEIVLKLASARAAQAEIGWVFHPAFGGRGYATEAARAAASLAFGALRVHRLFARLDTRNTGSVRVCERLGMRREAHLVENDLDGDEWGSEYVYALLAREWPARAV, from the coding sequence GTGACCACGCTTCCCCTCGACACCGACCGGCTGCGGCTGCGCCTCTTCGGACCGGCGGACCTGGACGACCTGTACGCGTACCAGCGGCTGCCGGAGGTGGCGAGGTACCTCTACCGGCCGCCGCTCACCCGGGAGAGGTGCGAGGAGTCGCTGGCGCGGCGGGCGGACGGGACGGGGTGGACGCGGGACGGGGACGATCTGGTGCTCGCGGTGTGCCGGCGGGACGAGCCGGGAGTGGTCGGGGAGATCGTGCTGAAGCTGGCGAGCGCGCGGGCGGCGCAGGCCGAGATCGGGTGGGTCTTCCATCCGGCGTTCGGCGGGCGGGGGTACGCGACGGAGGCGGCGCGCGCGGCGGCCTCTCTCGCCTTCGGCGCCCTGCGCGTCCACCGTCTCTTCGCCCGCCTCGACACCCGCAACACCGGGTCGGTCCGCGTGTGCGAGCGGCTGGGCATGCGCCGCGAGGCGCACCTCGTGGAGAACGACCTCGACGGCGACGAGTGGGGCAGCGAGTACGTGTACGCGCTCCTCGCCCGGGAGTGGCCCGCGCGGGCCGTGTGA
- a CDS encoding alpha/beta hydrolase yields the protein MTTTSPPPFDPELSAALELIKESIPPSLTIEDIRAIRRGDGPQLIAETDVTLGGAFSVEDRVVPGPEGAPDISLLICRPTTPAPERPRAVIYHSHGGGMVLGDKRTGIEPVLEWGRELDLVVVSVEYRLAPEHPHPAPIEDVYAGLVWTVDHAAELDIDPERVVIAGGSAGGGLTAALALLLRDRKGPRPLGQLLLCPMLDDRNDTVSAHQMAGLGVWDRTSNDTGWTALLGDARGGPDVSPYAAPARATDLSDLPPAFIDVGSAETFRDEDVTYATRIWQSGGTAELHVWPGAFHGFDGFAPQALLSQAARSAQVGWLRRLLAE from the coding sequence ATGACGACGACGTCCCCGCCGCCCTTCGACCCCGAGCTGTCCGCCGCGCTCGAACTGATCAAGGAGTCGATCCCGCCGAGTCTCACCATCGAGGACATCCGGGCCATCCGGCGCGGGGACGGGCCCCAGCTGATCGCCGAGACCGACGTCACCCTCGGCGGGGCGTTCTCGGTCGAGGACCGGGTGGTGCCGGGGCCCGAGGGCGCGCCGGACATCTCCCTGCTGATCTGCCGGCCCACCACGCCCGCGCCGGAGAGGCCCCGCGCGGTGATCTACCACTCCCACGGCGGCGGCATGGTCCTCGGCGACAAGCGAACCGGCATCGAGCCGGTGCTGGAGTGGGGGCGCGAGCTGGACCTCGTCGTCGTGTCCGTGGAGTACCGGCTGGCGCCGGAACACCCCCACCCGGCGCCCATCGAGGATGTCTACGCCGGTCTGGTCTGGACGGTCGACCACGCGGCCGAGCTGGACATCGACCCCGAGCGCGTCGTCATCGCCGGCGGCAGCGCGGGCGGCGGCCTCACCGCCGCGCTCGCGCTCCTCCTCCGCGACCGCAAAGGGCCCCGCCCCCTCGGCCAGCTCCTCCTGTGCCCCATGCTCGACGACCGCAACGACACGGTCTCCGCCCACCAGATGGCGGGCCTGGGAGTCTGGGACCGCACCTCGAACGACACCGGCTGGACGGCCCTCCTGGGCGACGCCCGGGGCGGCCCCGACGTCTCCCCCTACGCCGCCCCCGCCCGCGCCACCGACCTCTCCGACCTCCCCCCTGCCTTCATCGACGTCGGCTCCGCCGAGACCTTCCGCGACGAGGACGTCACCTACGCCACCCGCATCTGGCAGTCCGGCGGCACCGCCGAACTCCACGTCTGGCCCGGCGCCTTCCACGGCTTCGACGGCTTCGCCCCCCAGGCCCTCCTGTCCCAAGCCGCCCGCTCCGCCCAGGTGGGGTGGCTGCGGAGGTTGCTGGCGGAGTAG
- a CDS encoding helix-turn-helix domain-containing protein, whose amino-acid sequence MPGAGRVWLVAQFPAPLADLPPLHRLCVRAVGLPRRRSRSGLHELTALTFLDHGLRLDQTAAALFTRPDTVRYRLARLQRITGGSPGSGAGGHAQTPRRWWALTTWLGGDGKTPGVRPGARDTLAP is encoded by the coding sequence TTGCCGGGTGCGGGTCGGGTGTGGCTGGTCGCGCAGTTCCCCGCACCCCTCGCGGACCTGCCCCCGCTCCACCGCCTGTGCGTGCGCGCCGTCGGCCTCCCGCGCCGCCGGTCCCGCTCCGGCCTGCACGAACTCACCGCCCTGACGTTCCTCGACCACGGCCTCCGTCTCGACCAGACCGCCGCCGCCCTCTTCACCCGCCCCGACACGGTCCGCTACCGCCTCGCCCGCCTCCAGCGGATCACCGGCGGCTCCCCGGGCAGCGGGGCGGGCGGCCACGCGCAGACGCCGCGCCGGTGGTGGGCGCTGACGACGTGGCTGGGCGGGGACGGGAAAACCCCGGGCGTCCGGCCGGGGGCCAGGGATACGTTGGCGCCGTGA
- a CDS encoding ABC transporter substrate-binding protein, giving the protein MQFARPAALFLVCAVLLTGCAGSGDDAKSAATAVTLTNCGHEVTVDAPPKRAVSLNQGTTEIMLSLGLADRMAGTATWTDPVEGPLKEENAKVRRLADNAPSLETVLDAEPDFVAASFASTLGKGGVAPREQFEKLGVPTYLSPSDCVGKDNDGDGDGARTQPLKLDAVYGEVLDLARLFGVEERGEKLVADLKKRVAKATSGLKAGDVEVMYWFANSQSPYLAGCCGAPGAITRALGAKNVFDDTKDEWPQVGWETVADRDPDVLVIGDLTRRQQTAETAAKKIEFLESNPVTRNMTAVKRKRYVLLSGQAMNPTIRTVEGIEKVAAALRAYGLAG; this is encoded by the coding sequence GTGCAGTTCGCACGCCCCGCTGCCCTGTTCCTCGTCTGTGCCGTCCTGCTGACCGGCTGCGCCGGCTCCGGTGACGACGCGAAGAGCGCCGCCACGGCGGTGACGCTCACCAACTGCGGGCACGAGGTCACCGTCGACGCGCCGCCGAAGCGGGCGGTCTCCCTCAACCAGGGCACGACGGAGATCATGCTCTCCCTGGGCCTCGCGGACCGCATGGCCGGCACGGCGACGTGGACCGACCCGGTCGAGGGCCCCTTGAAGGAGGAGAACGCGAAGGTCAGGCGCCTCGCGGACAACGCCCCTTCGCTGGAGACGGTCCTGGACGCCGAACCGGACTTCGTGGCCGCCTCGTTCGCCTCCACCCTCGGCAAGGGCGGCGTCGCCCCGAGGGAGCAGTTCGAGAAACTGGGCGTGCCGACCTACCTGTCCCCCTCGGACTGCGTCGGCAAGGACAACGACGGGGACGGCGACGGCGCCCGCACCCAGCCCCTCAAGCTCGACGCGGTCTACGGCGAAGTCCTGGACCTGGCACGGCTGTTCGGCGTCGAGGAGCGCGGCGAAAAACTCGTCGCGGACCTCAAGAAGCGGGTGGCGAAGGCGACTTCGGGCCTCAAGGCCGGCGACGTCGAGGTCATGTACTGGTTCGCGAACTCCCAGTCCCCCTACCTGGCGGGCTGTTGCGGCGCCCCCGGCGCCATCACCCGTGCGCTGGGCGCGAAGAACGTCTTCGACGACACCAAGGACGAATGGCCGCAGGTGGGTTGGGAGACGGTCGCCGACCGCGACCCGGACGTCCTGGTGATCGGTGACCTCACGCGCAGGCAGCAGACCGCCGAGACCGCCGCGAAGAAGATCGAGTTCCTGGAGTCGAACCCGGTCACGAGGAACATGACGGCGGTGAAGAGGAAGCGGTACGTGCTGCTGTCGGGGCAGGCCATGAACCCGACGATCCGCACGGTCGAGGGCATCGAGAAGGTCGCGGCGGCCCTGCGCGCGTACGGCCTGGCGGGATGA